Part of the Actinomyces howellii genome, GGCCAGGTCCATGTAGCGGTCGACCGCCCCGAAGGAGTTGCCCATCGCGTGGGCGAACTCGCACAGGATGAAGGGCTTGTCCCGCTCGGTGCGCAGCATCTGCTCGACCGTGGCGGCCGGGGTGTACATGCGGCTGACCACGTCCGAGCTCTCCGGGTGGCGGGGGTCCTCGACGATCCCCTCGTAGTGGACCGGACGGGAGTCCAGGGAGCGGAAGAGCTCGGCCATCGCCGCGATGGTCGAGCCCCCGAAGGACTCGTTGCCGCAGGACCACATGACGACGCAGGGGTGGTTCTTGTCCCGCTCGTACATCGAGCGGGCCCTGTCGAGCACGGCCTCACGCCACTGGGGCCTGTCCCCCGGCAGCGCCCGGGACACGTCGTGGTCGGTGCGCACGATGTGGTCCCACACCCCGTGGGTCTCCAGGTTCGTCTCGTCGATGACGTAGAGGCCGTAGGCGTCGCACAGCTCGTAGAAGAAGGAGTTGTTCGGGTAGTGGCTCGTGCGCACGGCGTTGATGTTGGCGCGCTTGAGTGCCACGAGGTCGGCCTCGGTGCGCTCACGAGTCATCACCCGGCCGTCGAGCCCGAACTCGTGGCGGTTGACGCCCCGGAACACGATCCTCTCGCCGTTGACGCGCAGCACGCCGTCCTCGATGCCGAAGCGGCGCAGGCCCACCTTCTGGGGCACGAGCTCCGTGCGCCGACCGCTGGCGTCGAGGACCTCGAGGCTGAGGTCGTAGAGGTAAGGGTCCTCGGCGCTCCACAGGCGGGGGCCCGCCACCGTGACGCCCAGCTCCCCGTCCCCGATCGGCTCGAGCTCCCCGACGCCCTCGAGACGGGCCCGCACGCTGCCCTCGCCCGACAGGCGGGGGCGGACCCGCACCGTGGCGCTGGTCAGGTCGGGGGCCACCTCGACGCCCACGCGCAGGTCCTCGAGGTGGGTGGCAGGCAGCCTGCGCAGGTAGACCGAGCGGAACAGGCCGGAGAAGCGGTAGAAGTCCTGGTCCTCCAGCCACGAGCCCGAGGACCACTTGTAGACCTGGAGGGCCAGGCGGTTGGACCCGGGGCGCAGGTGGGCGGTGAGGTCGAACTCGCTGGGTGTGAAGGAGTCGAGGGAGTAGCCCACGTAGGCGCCGTTGACCCACACGACGACGGCGGACTCGGCGCCCTCGAGCCTGAGCACGAGGCGCTCGCCGTCGGCGGGGGCCTGGTCGAGGTCGATGTCGCGCACGTAGGAGGCCACCGGGTTGTAGGCGGTGGGCACCTGGCCGGGCTCGACCTGCTCCCGGCCGTCCCAGGGGTACTGGACGTTGGCGTACTGGGGAAGGTCGTAGCCCTGGAGCTGGATGTGGGCCGGCACGCGGATGTCGTCCCAGTCGGCGACGTCGTGCTCGGGATCCCAGAAGCCCTGGGGGGCCTGGGAGGGGTTCTTGGCGTAGAAGAACTTCCACACCCCGTCCAGGCACACCTGGAAGGAGGACTCCCCCGCCTCGACCTCCGCGGCGTCGGCGTACCACAGGTGGTCGGAGTGGGCGGGAAGGCGGTTGTCGGCGAAGAAGGTCGGGTCCGCGATCCGCGAGATGTCGATCGTCACTTGATCGCCCCCATGATTCCGTTGGCGAAGGAGCGCTGGAGCGCGAGGAAGACCACCATGGCCGGCAGTGAGGCCAGGAGAACCGCCAGCATGAGGACGCCGTAGTTCGTCACGTAGCCCCCGGCCAGGTTGGAGATGAGCATCGGCATCGTCTGGAACTTGAGGTCGACCAGGACGATCTTGGGCCACATGAAGTTGTTCCAGGCGGCCATGAAGGTGACGACGGCGGCCGCCGAGTAGGTCGACTTCATCGTCGGCATGTAGATGCGCAGGAAGATGGACAGCTCGCTCAGCCCGTCGAGGCGCGCGGCCTCGAGGATCTCGTGCGGGAAGGAGCGCGAGGCCTGACGGAACAGCAGGATGAGGAAGGGCGTGGAGACCGTGGGGAGGATGACCGCCCAGATCGAGTTGACCAGGCCCACCTGCCCGAACATGCGGAACAGCGGGATCATCGTGGCCGCGAAGGGGATCATCATGGCCAGCAGGAGGACCGCCATGACCAGGTCCTTGCCCTTGGAGTGGTAGATCTCGAAGCCGTATCCGGCGATGGAGCACAC contains:
- a CDS encoding glycoside hydrolase family 2 TIM barrel-domain containing protein; translated protein: MTIDISRIADPTFFADNRLPAHSDHLWYADAAEVEAGESSFQVCLDGVWKFFYAKNPSQAPQGFWDPEHDVADWDDIRVPAHIQLQGYDLPQYANVQYPWDGREQVEPGQVPTAYNPVASYVRDIDLDQAPADGERLVLRLEGAESAVVVWVNGAYVGYSLDSFTPSEFDLTAHLRPGSNRLALQVYKWSSGSWLEDQDFYRFSGLFRSVYLRRLPATHLEDLRVGVEVAPDLTSATVRVRPRLSGEGSVRARLEGVGELEPIGDGELGVTVAGPRLWSAEDPYLYDLSLEVLDASGRRTELVPQKVGLRRFGIEDGVLRVNGERIVFRGVNRHEFGLDGRVMTRERTEADLVALKRANINAVRTSHYPNNSFFYELCDAYGLYVIDETNLETHGVWDHIVRTDHDVSRALPGDRPQWREAVLDRARSMYERDKNHPCVVMWSCGNESFGGSTIAAMAELFRSLDSRPVHYEGIVEDPRHPESSDVVSRMYTPAATVEQMLRTERDKPFILCEFAHAMGNSFGAVDRYMDLAERDPLFQGGFIWDFADQAIALRAPDGTPYWGYGGDCGEAPHDGDFCGNGIFYADHTPSPKIQEVRHLFRPLATRVGAQELEVTNRFLFTSSAELDCIVTLAREGRELASARLDTDVAPGTSATYPVPLTVPATPGEYTLTVSFRLRHDEAWAPAGHEVAGDQGVVLVEAPRSAPAAFAAPAPEPRPELVEGLHNVGVRGQRFEVLFSRVTGALVSYRFGRTSEGGGELLCAPVRPCFWHAPTANERGYGSPFEEGAWSLATRYPRVVMGPEYPQVRQDEESVTVTFDYELAGLPGARASMSYRVTGEGTIEVTQVLDRPEDAPDLPEFGSILEVPVELDRLTWYGEGPEECYVDRRGGARLDVYRARVADQLPGYLTPQESGSRTGVRWAEVTDVRGRGLRLECDPGRPMELSVLPWTPFEVEEARHAFELPSPVRTVLRPALMRRGVGGDQSWGARTHPEYCLPAGRLEFRYSVRGVL
- a CDS encoding carbohydrate ABC transporter permease, with product MRKRSLRRLPGYLFLAVSSALSLFPLYFMVVSATNTSKDVLASRLIPGGNLLQNLRDLEAVSDVVPAMGYSAAIALLTTALALLVCSIAGYGFEIYHSKGKDLVMAVLLLAMMIPFAATMIPLFRMFGQVGLVNSIWAVILPTVSTPFLILLFRQASRSFPHEILEAARLDGLSELSIFLRIYMPTMKSTYSAAAVVTFMAAWNNFMWPKIVLVDLKFQTMPMLISNLAGGYVTNYGVLMLAVLLASLPAMVVFLALQRSFANGIMGAIK